In Chryseobacterium gleum, a single genomic region encodes these proteins:
- a CDS encoding GEVED domain-containing protein: MKKLFTSLILFLCLICTGFVSKVSAQAGQIGTGTGTSVYLPIRSYYGYSYSQQIYTAAEVSAAIGTSTYITAVKFYVDTVSNSPDSYKDWVVYMGNTTQNNFTSNTNWIPLGSLTQVYAGDLPAISNGNWVTLQLNTPFIWNGTDNLAIAVNEKTPGYSSSPGTAWGTYNAGANRGILYYEDTTNPNPASPPSASSRYSDIPRIQLVSHQLTPCTTAPPTNITVSNITTVSAVVNWYTATGSTYVVRYRSLPSGTWQQVNVTTPLSGSATISGLTEQTQYEVQVATVCGGTQGAFSSSVNFTTPALSYCNSGATSTYIDGYINQVAVNAQGAPSMYSNSDQSGYTDYSTDPSRVVTLVRGGSATVSVSKTWPGYQYGFLTGVWIDFNRNGIFEASERVLTSPSNTTTPVTATFTVPTAAAGAYTGNLTTRMRVVLNEYSPINACGTYSYGETEDYAVKLIDLSACSTAPPSGIMVNNVTPSSANVTWVSTTGATYIVRYRVSPSGAWQQIAVNTPLISNQLLSGLLEQTTYEVQVATICGGTTGAFSPSVTFTTPALTYCTAGPTSNTATSGYINNVTVTPTNTPIMISNSVSDNYKDYTTDATRVVIFERGSANNKISVNKYWPGSPTSYGVSAWVDFNRNGTFETSERILNTTYNTTTPVTATFSVPTVASGNVYTGNLPTRMRVVMRYFDNANPCGTFSQGEVEDYAVKFVDSQNCSTAPPTNITVNNIGATTATVSWVATVGATYNIRWRTTPGGVWQTATVPAGQNFYGITGLTEQTNYEVQVSTTCNGSTGSYSGSVTFTTPPLSYCQMTGTGTNDHISNVTVTSSNLGVPPMNNTSVQGNYTSYTTPETLITLDVNSQNNKISVAKGWTGSTGNDAVTAWIDFDRNGQFTDAERILISPANTTTPVTATFAVPSTAYTGALTTTMRVVLKRSNAPVMCQNAVDGEVEDYRVRIRPCSNATPNAPTFTTTHTTATVTITGTGVSYVVRYRVQGTTAWTEVYASTQLGNLPLVINNLTPATTYEVEVAAICGDVVGTATPIKTFTTRCDPTPPNVTVSNITPTTALITWAPLAASSTYTMRWRKVGTTTWTTVSLPAPPANTYVLGSTTPLESYTTYEVQIANQCNGETTLNPYSNPKVFTTERICEIPPPGLTITQLLPTSAAIQWDPFPGATYVLRYRKVGIPSWTEVPSLVNNLVLTGLTELTKYEMQVVNICNGTPGNYTPPYYFTTPTVIYCKMKAENSTGEHISKVTVKPTGKKTMENESGASTYTDYTGVPKTFIEMIQGSTDNEIIIEKKWTGTTYNEGIAVWIDFNRNGEFDINERVFTSSPNSNSPVSGKFNVPADAFVSMTDYKYVVMRVAMSRDGIPVNCTDFKNGEVEDYTVRISKPAVSNPIDQTSVMIYPNPVSSVLFVKNVSKRAKYKIYNAAGQVIADGILLNNQINVSRLINGVYVIDIDDNGNTTQKKFIKE; encoded by the coding sequence ATGAAGAAACTCTTTACCTCTTTAATTCTGTTTCTCTGTTTGATTTGCACAGGCTTTGTATCTAAAGTCTCGGCTCAGGCAGGCCAGATCGGGACAGGAACGGGTACCTCAGTGTATCTCCCCATACGTTCCTATTACGGGTATAGTTATTCCCAGCAGATTTATACTGCTGCGGAAGTTTCGGCTGCCATTGGTACGTCGACCTATATCACAGCCGTAAAGTTTTATGTAGACACCGTATCAAACTCTCCGGATTCCTACAAGGATTGGGTTGTTTACATGGGAAACACCACCCAGAATAACTTTACGTCCAACACAAACTGGATTCCATTAGGTTCCTTAACTCAGGTGTATGCAGGAGATTTACCTGCCATATCAAATGGAAACTGGGTTACTCTTCAGTTGAATACTCCGTTTATCTGGAATGGAACAGACAATCTTGCGATTGCTGTAAATGAAAAAACGCCAGGCTATTCATCTTCTCCGGGTACAGCCTGGGGAACTTATAATGCTGGGGCTAACAGAGGTATTCTTTATTATGAAGATACAACAAACCCAAATCCGGCTTCACCGCCTTCTGCATCAAGCAGATATTCTGATATTCCCAGAATACAGTTGGTAAGCCATCAGCTGACTCCATGTACTACTGCTCCGCCAACGAATATTACTGTAAGTAATATAACTACGGTGTCAGCAGTTGTTAACTGGTATACGGCTACAGGTTCTACTTATGTAGTAAGATACAGAAGTTTACCTTCAGGTACATGGCAGCAGGTTAACGTTACAACTCCTCTTTCAGGAAGTGCAACAATTTCCGGACTTACAGAGCAAACCCAGTACGAAGTACAGGTGGCTACTGTCTGTGGAGGTACTCAGGGAGCATTTTCTTCCAGTGTAAACTTTACAACTCCGGCACTTAGTTATTGTAACTCCGGTGCTACGAGTACTTATATTGATGGATATATCAACCAGGTTGCAGTTAACGCACAAGGTGCCCCATCTATGTATAGTAACTCTGATCAGAGCGGTTATACAGATTACAGTACAGATCCTTCAAGAGTGGTTACTTTGGTAAGAGGAGGTAGTGCTACGGTTTCTGTTTCAAAAACGTGGCCAGGTTATCAGTATGGCTTCTTAACAGGAGTTTGGATTGACTTTAACCGTAATGGTATTTTTGAAGCATCTGAAAGAGTACTTACTTCACCAAGTAATACCACAACTCCGGTAACAGCTACATTTACAGTTCCAACTGCTGCCGCTGGTGCTTATACAGGAAACCTGACGACAAGAATGCGTGTTGTATTAAATGAATACAGCCCTATTAATGCTTGTGGAACATACTCTTATGGTGAAACTGAAGACTATGCAGTAAAACTGATAGATCTGTCTGCTTGTAGTACAGCACCACCTTCCGGCATCATGGTGAATAACGTAACTCCTTCTTCAGCTAATGTTACCTGGGTTTCTACTACAGGAGCTACCTATATTGTAAGATACAGAGTTTCTCCTTCTGGAGCATGGCAGCAAATTGCAGTCAACACACCATTGATCAGTAACCAATTACTTTCAGGATTGTTGGAACAAACAACATATGAAGTACAGGTAGCTACTATTTGTGGAGGAACAACAGGTGCTTTCTCTCCAAGTGTTACTTTTACAACACCTGCTCTTACCTATTGTACAGCTGGTCCTACAAGTAATACTGCAACAAGCGGTTATATTAATAATGTAACGGTTACTCCGACGAACACTCCTATAATGATAAGTAATTCTGTATCTGATAATTATAAAGATTATACAACAGATGCAACGAGAGTAGTTATCTTTGAAAGAGGTTCGGCCAATAATAAAATTTCTGTAAACAAATACTGGCCTGGTTCTCCTACATCATATGGAGTTTCAGCATGGGTAGACTTTAACAGAAACGGAACGTTTGAAACAAGTGAGAGAATTCTTAACACCACTTATAACACAACTACTCCGGTAACGGCTACTTTCTCAGTACCTACTGTTGCGAGTGGTAATGTATATACAGGAAATCTTCCTACCCGTATGCGTGTTGTAATGAGATATTTTGATAATGCTAACCCTTGTGGAACATTCTCTCAGGGAGAGGTGGAAGACTATGCAGTAAAATTTGTCGATTCTCAGAACTGTTCAACGGCTCCTCCTACAAATATCACGGTAAATAATATTGGTGCAACTACAGCAACTGTATCATGGGTTGCTACTGTAGGAGCTACTTATAATATCAGATGGAGAACTACTCCTGGAGGTGTTTGGCAAACTGCTACAGTTCCTGCCGGCCAGAACTTCTATGGAATTACTGGACTTACAGAACAAACGAATTATGAAGTTCAGGTTTCAACAACTTGTAATGGTTCTACAGGATCTTACTCCGGCTCAGTAACATTTACAACACCACCGTTGTCTTACTGTCAGATGACAGGTACAGGAACAAATGACCACATTTCAAATGTAACAGTTACCTCTTCGAACCTTGGTGTTCCACCAATGAATAATACTTCGGTACAAGGTAACTATACCAGCTACACTACTCCTGAGACACTGATTACTTTAGATGTAAATTCTCAAAATAATAAAATCTCAGTAGCAAAAGGCTGGACGGGTTCAACAGGAAACGATGCTGTAACAGCCTGGATCGACTTTGACAGAAACGGACAGTTTACAGATGCAGAGAGAATTTTAATTTCTCCGGCTAATACAACTACTCCTGTTACGGCTACATTTGCAGTCCCTTCAACAGCTTATACTGGTGCATTGACGACAACAATGAGGGTAGTACTGAAACGTTCAAATGCTCCTGTAATGTGTCAGAATGCTGTGGATGGAGAAGTTGAAGATTACAGAGTAAGAATCAGACCTTGTAGCAATGCAACTCCGAACGCTCCGACATTTACAACTACTCACACAACAGCTACTGTTACTATCACAGGAACAGGAGTGAGCTACGTGGTAAGATACAGAGTTCAGGGAACAACAGCGTGGACTGAAGTATATGCTTCTACACAATTAGGTAACCTTCCGCTAGTTATCAATAACCTTACACCTGCTACTACTTACGAGGTTGAAGTAGCTGCAATTTGCGGGGATGTTGTAGGAACGGCTACTCCAATCAAGACATTTACAACAAGATGTGATCCTACACCTCCTAATGTAACCGTAAGTAATATAACTCCAACAACCGCATTGATTACATGGGCTCCATTAGCGGCAAGTTCTACGTACACTATGAGATGGAGAAAAGTGGGTACCACTACATGGACAACTGTAAGCTTACCTGCGCCACCAGCGAATACTTATGTTTTAGGAAGTACAACTCCATTAGAGTCGTATACAACATATGAAGTTCAGATCGCTAACCAGTGTAATGGTGAAACGACACTGAATCCATATTCAAATCCTAAAGTATTTACAACAGAAAGAATCTGCGAGATCCCGCCACCAGGATTAACAATTACTCAATTGCTTCCTACATCAGCGGCAATTCAGTGGGATCCTTTCCCTGGAGCAACGTATGTTCTTAGATATAGAAAAGTAGGTATTCCAAGCTGGACAGAAGTACCATCATTAGTTAATAACCTTGTACTGACAGGCCTTACAGAATTAACAAAATATGAAATGCAGGTAGTAAATATCTGTAACGGTACGCCAGGAAACTATACTCCTCCTTACTACTTTACAACACCTACAGTAATCTACTGTAAGATGAAGGCTGAGAACTCTACAGGAGAGCATATCTCTAAAGTAACTGTTAAGCCTACAGGTAAGAAAACAATGGAGAATGAGTCCGGAGCTTCTACATATACAGATTATACAGGAGTGCCTAAAACATTCATCGAGATGATTCAGGGATCAACGGATAACGAGATCATTATCGAGAAAAAATGGACCGGAACTACTTACAATGAAGGAATCGCTGTATGGATTGACTTCAACAGAAACGGAGAGTTTGACATCAACGAAAGAGTATTCACTTCTTCACCTAATTCAAACAGCCCGGTTTCAGGTAAATTCAATGTACCAGCAGATGCATTTGTAAGTATGACAGACTATAAGTACGTTGTGATGAGAGTAGCAATGTCCAGAGATGGTATTCCGGTAAACTGTACAGACTTCAAGAACGGAGAGGTAGAAGATTACACGGTAAGAATTTCTAAACCTGCTGTTTCCAATCCGATTGATCAGACAAGTGTTATGATTTATCCTAACCCGGTAAGTTCAGTATTGTTTGTGAAAAATGTTAGCAAGAGAGCTAAATATAAGATCTACAATGCTGCAGGGCAGGTAATCGCAGACGGTATCTTATTAAATAACCAGATCAACGTAAGCAGATTGATTAACGGTGTTTATGTAATCGATATCGATGATAACGGTAACACTACACAAAAGAAATTTATCAAAGAATAA
- the rlmD gene encoding 23S rRNA (uracil(1939)-C(5))-methyltransferase RlmD, which yields MSRKKKRDIVLENIKLLTAGAKGVAIGRTDEGKTVMVSGAIPGDVVNVRVKKAKSKYYEGEAVEILEKSPYRVEPKCIHFGTCGGCKWQNMSYEKQLDFKQEEVYNNIKRIGGIDDFETVPILGSEEQYFYRNKMEFSFSNARWLTQYEISSEENFGSKDALGFHIPGMWSKILDLKECFLQEDPSNAIRLAVKEYGVNNGLDFFDVRNQEGFLRTLMMRQNSKGEWMVLFQLYREEKENREKLFEFLLEKFPQIKTLVYAINSKQNDSIYDLDINVYFGEGYLMEEMDGLQFKIGPKSFFQTNYKQALELYRKTLEFADLKGDEVVYDLYTGTGTIAQYVARNAKQVIGIESVQEAIDAAIEHAALNGLTNTTFYCGDMKDIFNDEFMANHPKADVLITDPPRDGMHQKVVEQILKLSPEKVVYVSCNSATQARDLALMKDHYTLVKILPVDMFPQTHHVENIALLVKK from the coding sequence ATGAGCAGGAAGAAAAAAAGAGATATAGTTCTTGAAAATATAAAGCTGTTAACAGCCGGTGCAAAAGGCGTTGCAATCGGAAGAACAGACGAAGGTAAGACCGTAATGGTCTCAGGTGCAATTCCAGGTGATGTTGTCAATGTGAGAGTGAAAAAAGCGAAGTCAAAATATTATGAAGGCGAAGCTGTGGAAATTCTTGAAAAATCACCTTACAGAGTAGAGCCTAAATGTATCCACTTCGGTACCTGCGGAGGGTGCAAGTGGCAGAATATGAGCTATGAAAAACAGCTTGATTTTAAACAGGAAGAGGTCTACAATAATATTAAAAGAATCGGCGGTATTGATGATTTTGAAACCGTGCCAATTCTAGGATCTGAAGAGCAGTATTTTTACAGAAATAAAATGGAGTTTTCTTTCTCCAATGCAAGATGGCTTACCCAGTACGAAATCAGTTCTGAAGAAAACTTTGGAAGCAAAGACGCTTTAGGTTTCCATATTCCGGGAATGTGGAGCAAAATTCTTGACCTGAAAGAATGTTTCCTTCAGGAAGATCCTTCCAATGCCATAAGACTGGCTGTAAAAGAATATGGAGTAAACAATGGACTGGACTTCTTTGATGTAAGAAATCAGGAAGGGTTTTTAAGAACCTTAATGATGAGACAGAATTCCAAAGGAGAGTGGATGGTTCTTTTCCAGCTTTACAGAGAAGAAAAAGAAAACAGAGAAAAGCTTTTTGAATTCTTATTAGAGAAATTCCCTCAGATTAAAACGTTGGTGTATGCTATCAATTCTAAACAGAATGATTCTATTTATGATTTGGATATCAATGTATATTTTGGGGAAGGATACCTTATGGAAGAAATGGACGGACTGCAGTTTAAAATCGGCCCGAAATCGTTCTTTCAGACCAACTACAAGCAGGCTTTGGAACTGTATAGAAAAACTCTGGAGTTCGCAGACCTGAAAGGAGATGAAGTGGTGTATGACCTTTACACAGGAACAGGAACAATTGCGCAGTATGTAGCAAGAAACGCAAAACAGGTCATCGGAATAGAATCTGTGCAGGAAGCGATAGATGCAGCTATAGAACATGCTGCATTGAACGGACTTACCAATACAACATTCTATTGTGGAGATATGAAAGATATCTTCAATGATGAATTCATGGCTAATCACCCTAAAGCAGATGTATTAATCACAGATCCACCAAGAGACGGAATGCACCAGAAGGTGGTAGAACAAATCTTAAAACTTTCACCGGAAAAAGTAGTTTATGTAAGCTGCAACTCAGCAACGCAGGCAAGAGACCTTGCTTTGATGAAAGATCATTATACTTTAGTAAAGATCTTACCGGTAGATATGTTCCCGCAGACACACCATGTTGAGAACATTGCATTGCTTGTTAAAAAATAA
- a CDS encoding DUF6452 family protein → MKYFKFLIVICFLGMLFSCGGDDDICESGEGTPRMKVGFRTLASGKDTTIDTLYVSVDYGAGKVDLGKLANIDSRLIPLRVDNSPYTDVYFKTRLKGPESHVRISYSTKSTYVSPGCGIKKTYENLTSELVTPNPVQKLEAGQNQIENEDKTNLYLSF, encoded by the coding sequence ATGAAATACTTTAAATTTCTCATTGTAATCTGTTTTTTAGGGATGCTTTTTTCCTGTGGCGGTGATGATGATATCTGTGAAAGCGGGGAAGGAACTCCCAGAATGAAGGTAGGTTTCAGGACACTGGCAAGCGGAAAAGATACAACCATAGATACTTTGTATGTATCAGTAGACTATGGTGCAGGAAAGGTGGATCTGGGAAAACTTGCAAACATTGATTCCAGGTTAATTCCTTTACGTGTAGACAACTCACCCTATACAGATGTTTATTTCAAAACCAGATTAAAAGGGCCGGAGTCTCATGTAAGAATAAGTTATAGCACAAAGTCAACCTATGTGTCTCCTGGATGCGGAATCAAAAAAACTTATGAAAATTTAACTTCAGAATTAGTAACTCCGAATCCTGTTCAGAAACTGGAAGCCGGACAAAATCAAATAGAGAATGAAGACAAGACTAATCTTTACCTTTCTTTTTAG
- a CDS encoding DUF6048 family protein: MKTRLIFTFLFSLLGIISSAQEKKKEAEKEVHEKYKPNFMVGLDVLNTGVGFFSDRKLYQGFISSKIRGNVHAIAEAGFEKNIYQKNGYDAKVNGPFVKLGAFYMLAKDAENEFNGFYAGGKAAGSFYNQEYMAVPVRGFGGSNSSEAFPSSSQSSFWLEGTIGGRVQLFNSNFYIDVNLQPRYLVYTSKQDDISPMIVPGFGRSSSKFNMGFAWNVAYKF, translated from the coding sequence ATGAAGACAAGACTAATCTTTACCTTTCTTTTTAGTTTATTGGGAATAATAAGCTCGGCACAAGAGAAAAAAAAGGAAGCAGAGAAGGAAGTTCATGAGAAATATAAGCCTAATTTTATGGTTGGGCTTGATGTATTGAATACCGGAGTTGGGTTCTTTTCGGACAGAAAACTGTATCAGGGATTTATTTCTTCGAAAATCAGAGGAAATGTACATGCCATTGCAGAAGCAGGTTTTGAAAAAAATATATACCAGAAGAACGGTTATGATGCTAAAGTAAATGGTCCTTTCGTTAAGCTGGGAGCCTTCTACATGTTGGCAAAAGATGCAGAAAATGAATTTAACGGATTTTATGCAGGAGGGAAGGCTGCCGGATCATTCTACAACCAGGAATATATGGCCGTGCCCGTTCGTGGATTTGGAGGAAGTAACTCTTCTGAAGCTTTTCCTTCATCATCGCAGTCTTCTTTCTGGCTTGAGGGAACTATAGGCGGCAGAGTACAGTTATTTAATTCCAACTTCTATATCGACGTGAATCTTCAGCCAAGATATCTGGTGTACACTTCCAAGCAGGACGATATTTCTCCAATGATTGTTCCCGGCTTTGGAAGAAGTTCTTCAAAGTTCAATATGGGATTTGCATGGAATGTTGCTTATAAGTTTTAA
- a CDS encoding reprolysin-like metallopeptidase: MKRVFTALMFTFIGGAVFGQWTPTSFKKGDDNKRSTGFRVDQSNVRGNGYYKLDLNLLRSQLKNAQEMGANSTPVVISLPTMSGKIERFNVYSFPVVVKELADKYELGSYVGTSVEDPTKYLRFSIAPNDFQSMIIHGDKYEFIDPASADKTVYAVHPKTKKEKNGFLCSTEESPAAKKEIDALLKNGQSFTNQPTTFNKSSDKKYRTMRLAMSVTGEYTQYFMTLAGVPATATDDQKRAPALVAINNTLTRVNGVFEKDFALHLNLQNFPNVIYIDPATDPYAAAATGAQGAWNGQLQAALTANVGNENYDIGHLFGKSGGGGNAGCIGCVCINPTTTVPKGKGSGFTSPANGIPSGDSFDIDYVAHEMGHQLGANHTFSHNIEGSGVNMEPGSGSTIMGYAGITGPDTDIQPNSDAYFHKASIGQVQANLIAKTCDVETTITNNPPVINDLPTYTIPKGTAFALTGTATDPENDPMTYSWEEVDDATLSIDKYNLGNTTSGASFRSVAPSTSPTRYFPKFTSVMSGVLNNANNTWEAVSTKARTTKFALTVRDNNSVVSQQQSAFKVQTIVVGDNGPFRLANQYADVNTPTPIQWIVANTNAAPYNVANVKIDYTTDNGTTWTVLSASTPNDGTENFTFPSSLNGQTIKVRVSSIGNVFYAVGPVSIAPLSACSSAAPTNVAVSNITVSSASVSWMSYTGATYKVRYRKVGTTAWTEADATVPSINLSNLIDGTTYEVQVALVCGTVVGTYSTSVNFSTPAMTYCPASTNASNYEYIANVTLANVNNTSASSTYTNYTTNTALQINMTKGNVYPMSVTVGNPDVADYDTVAAFIDFNKDGVFSDSERVLNYPVTLTQPSTVVSGNVTIPADAVEGQPLRMRVVAFYVGAGTGNGNVGLSLPTDYICGDNFDYGEVEDYNVVITGNLATAETAVKNNGIQIYPNPVSDVLNITKVSDKATYKIYSAAGQLVDKGNINNGKVNVSALVKGGYVITIDDKGVEQFKSKFIKK, from the coding sequence ATGAAAAGAGTATTTACTGCTTTAATGTTTACTTTTATAGGAGGAGCAGTGTTCGGCCAATGGACACCAACTTCTTTTAAAAAAGGAGACGATAACAAAAGAAGTACAGGATTTAGAGTAGATCAATCTAATGTAAGAGGTAATGGGTACTATAAGTTAGACCTGAACTTACTGAGATCTCAGCTGAAGAATGCACAGGAAATGGGAGCAAATTCCACTCCTGTAGTAATTTCTCTTCCTACTATGAGTGGGAAGATTGAAAGATTTAATGTATACAGTTTTCCAGTAGTTGTAAAAGAGCTGGCAGATAAGTATGAGTTAGGATCTTATGTTGGAACAAGTGTCGAGGACCCAACCAAATATTTAAGATTCAGTATTGCTCCTAATGATTTTCAGTCAATGATCATCCATGGGGATAAGTATGAATTTATTGACCCTGCTTCTGCGGATAAAACAGTTTATGCTGTTCATCCAAAAACAAAAAAGGAAAAAAATGGGTTCTTATGCTCTACGGAAGAATCTCCTGCTGCTAAGAAGGAAATAGATGCTTTATTAAAAAACGGACAGTCGTTCACTAATCAACCAACAACTTTCAACAAGAGTTCTGATAAAAAATACAGAACAATGAGATTGGCAATGTCTGTTACAGGGGAGTACACTCAATACTTTATGACACTTGCTGGTGTACCTGCTACCGCTACAGATGACCAGAAAAGAGCTCCTGCGTTGGTTGCTATCAACAATACTCTGACCAGAGTAAACGGAGTTTTTGAAAAAGATTTTGCTCTGCATTTGAATTTACAGAATTTTCCCAATGTAATTTATATTGATCCAGCTACAGATCCGTATGCCGCTGCTGCAACCGGGGCACAAGGTGCATGGAACGGACAGCTGCAAGCAGCTTTGACAGCCAATGTAGGAAATGAAAACTATGATATCGGACATTTGTTCGGTAAATCAGGAGGTGGAGGAAATGCCGGATGTATCGGATGTGTATGTATTAATCCTACCACTACAGTTCCTAAAGGAAAAGGTTCAGGGTTTACTTCTCCTGCAAACGGAATTCCATCAGGTGATAGCTTTGATATCGACTATGTTGCACACGAGATGGGGCACCAGTTAGGAGCTAATCATACTTTCTCTCACAATATTGAAGGAAGTGGAGTAAATATGGAACCTGGTTCAGGATCTACCATTATGGGATATGCCGGTATTACTGGTCCGGATACAGATATTCAGCCTAATTCTGATGCCTATTTCCATAAAGCAAGTATCGGTCAGGTTCAGGCTAACTTAATCGCGAAAACCTGTGATGTGGAAACTACAATTACCAACAATCCACCGGTAATTAATGATCTTCCAACATATACGATTCCTAAGGGCACTGCTTTTGCTCTGACAGGTACTGCTACAGATCCGGAAAATGACCCGATGACTTATTCTTGGGAAGAAGTAGATGATGCTACACTTTCTATTGATAAATATAACTTAGGAAATACTACCTCAGGAGCTTCATTCAGATCTGTCGCTCCAAGCACAAGCCCAACAAGATACTTCCCGAAATTTACATCTGTAATGAGCGGAGTATTGAATAATGCAAACAATACCTGGGAAGCTGTATCTACTAAAGCTAGAACTACAAAATTTGCATTAACCGTAAGAGATAATAATTCAGTTGTATCTCAACAGCAATCAGCTTTTAAAGTTCAGACAATTGTTGTAGGAGATAATGGCCCTTTCAGATTAGCTAACCAATATGCTGATGTGAATACTCCGACTCCGATTCAGTGGATTGTTGCCAATACCAATGCAGCTCCTTATAATGTTGCTAATGTAAAAATTGATTATACTACAGATAACGGAACAACCTGGACTGTATTATCTGCTTCAACTCCTAATGACGGAACTGAAAACTTCACTTTCCCTTCTTCATTGAACGGTCAGACTATTAAGGTAAGAGTTTCTTCAATAGGAAATGTTTTCTATGCTGTAGGACCTGTTAGCATTGCACCTCTATCTGCATGTAGCAGTGCTGCACCAACTAATGTTGCTGTAAGTAATATTACTGTATCTTCAGCGAGTGTATCCTGGATGTCTTATACCGGAGCAACATATAAGGTACGTTACAGAAAGGTAGGTACAACTGCATGGACTGAAGCTGATGCAACAGTTCCTTCAATTAATCTAAGTAATTTAATTGATGGTACAACATATGAAGTTCAGGTAGCTTTAGTTTGTGGTACTGTAGTAGGTACATATTCGACTTCTGTAAACTTCAGTACCCCGGCTATGACTTACTGTCCTGCTTCTACTAATGCTTCAAACTATGAGTATATTGCAAATGTAACACTTGCCAACGTAAATAATACTTCTGCAAGCAGTACATATACAAACTACACAACAAATACAGCACTTCAGATTAACATGACAAAAGGAAATGTTTATCCTATGTCTGTTACGGTTGGAAACCCTGATGTTGCAGATTATGATACAGTAGCTGCATTTATTGATTTTAACAAGGATGGTGTATTCAGTGATTCTGAAAGAGTACTGAATTACCCTGTAACATTAACACAGCCATCAACTGTAGTTAGTGGAAATGTTACAATTCCAGCTGATGCCGTAGAAGGACAGCCGTTAAGAATGAGAGTGGTAGCTTTCTATGTAGGTGCTGGTACTGGAAACGGAAACGTTGGTCTGTCATTACCTACAGATTATATATGTGGAGATAATTTTGATTACGGAGAAGTTGAAGACTATAACGTAGTTATTACAGGTAACCTTGCTACTGCTGAGACTGCTGTTAAAAATAATGGTATTCAGATTTATCCGAATCCGGTAAGTGATGTTCTAAACATTACTAAAGTTTCAGACAAAGCAACTTATAAAATCTATAGTGCTGCAGGACAATTAGTAGATAAAGGAAATATCAATAATGGAAAAGTGAATGTTTCCGCTTTAGTTAAAGGTGGTTATGTAATTACAATAGATGATAAAGGAGTTGAGCAATTCAAATCTAAATTCATTAAGAAATAA